The Verrucomicrobiia bacterium sequence GAGGTTGGGGGATCCGGCCGCTGCGAAGCGCCCCGACGTCACGCCCTCACTCCTCAAACAACGCCTGCGCGAATTCCTTGGGGTCAAAGGGTTGCAGGTCGTCGGCCTTTTCGCCAAGACCCACGAATTTGATCGGGATGCCGAGCTCCTTCTGGATGGCCACCACCATGCCGCCCTTGCTCGTGCCGTCGAGCTTCGTCACGATCAGGCCGGTGAGCGGCACGGCCTTGTTGAACTCACGGGCCTGCGTCAAGGCGTTCATGCCCGTCGCCGCATCGAGCACGAGCAACACTTCGTGCGGCGCGCCTTCGAGCTGTTTGCCGATGACCCGGTGAACCTTCTGCAATTCCTGCATCAAGTTGTGTTTCGTGTGCAGGCGGCCCGCGGTGTCGATGAAGAGGTAATCTGCCTGGCGCGCGAGTGCCGCCGTGATGGCGTCGTGCGCCACGGCGGCGGGATCGGCATGGTAGGCGCCGGCGACGACTTCGACATTCAGGCGCGTGCCCCAGAGCTTGAGTTGCTCGATGGCGGCGGCGCGGAAGGTGTCGCACGCGGCAAGTAACGCGGTCTGGCCCTGCGTTTGGACAAGGTTTGCAAGCTTGGCGGACGTGGTCGTCTTGCCGGTGCCGTTCACGCCGACGATGGAAACCACCGTCGGCTTGCTCGTGGCGGTGCGCAGTCCGGGTTCCTTGACGGCGAGGCTGTTCTCCACTTCGCGCCTGGCGATGGCCAGCACGTCGAGGCCGGCGGTGCCTTGCGACTCGTAGGCCTTCTTCACCGCCGCGACAATCTGCGAAGTCATCTCCAGGCCGAGGTCGGCGCTGATCAGCGCGACTTCAATCTCCTCCAGCGTGGCGGCGTCGAGCTTGGGCGAGCGTGTGACGATGCGCTTGATCTCATGCGTGAGCTTGTCGTGCGTCTTGGTGAGCGCGGCTTTGAATTTGGAGAACAATCCCATAGGAGATTAACCACGGATGGACACGAATGAACACGGATGCGGGAAAGGCGTGACGCGGGTTTCGCAAATTGACGCGAATTGAAAATCCGTTCGCGCGAATTCGCGCCATTCGCGTCCAAGGTTTTGCTCCTGGTTCATTCGCATGGGTTCGCAGTTGAAACCTTCGCGCGCTGCGCCAGCGCCTGCTGCAGCTTGTGAACGTAGTGAATGGGGAGCTTGATGCCGCCGATGAGGGGCTTGCCCTTGCTCAGACCGTGGCAATCTGAGCCGCCGGTGACGAGGAGGCCGTATTGCCGGGCGATGTTCAGATAGTGCGCCGCGGTGTTGTTCGTGTGCTTGGTGTGGTAACACTCAATGCCGTCAAGACCTGCCTTGACCAGTTCGGGAATGACCTCGTCACACTTGTTCAGGCCGGGATGCGCCATGACGGCGAGTCCGCCCGCTTCGTGGATGAGCGTGATGGCTTCGAGCGCGGACATCTTGGCCTTGGGCACCCACGCCGGGCGGTGCTTTTTTAGGAAGCGTTCAAACGCCTCGTCCAGACTGACACAAAGACCGGCCTTCACCAGCGCGCGGGCGACGTGCGGTCGTCCGGGCGCCCGGCAATTGGCCAGTTCAAAAACGGAGTTCACTTCCAGCGGCACGCCGAGTTCATTGATGCGGGCGACCATTTCGCGGATGCGGTTTTGCCGGACGGTTTGAAACTTCTCCATTTCCGCCAGTAAACGGGGATGCTTCGTGTCGAAGCCATACCCGAGAATGTGCAGTTCGTGTTCGCCGAATTCGGCCGTCAATTCACTGCCGGGGATGAACTCGATGCGTTCGGCGGCGCAGGCGGCGGCCATGCGTTCACAACCCTCCACGGTGTCATGATCGGTCAATGCGAGACAGGCGAAGCCCATCCGCTTGCCGTGCGCGACGACTTCTTCCGGGGAAAAGGTTCCGTCGGAGAAGAACGTGTGCAGGTGCAGGTCGGCAAACATCTCAGCGGAGTGGCCGCATCAATTCCTTGCGGATCTGATCGAGGATGCCGTTGACGAACTTGCCGCTGTCGTGCGTGGAAAATTTCTTCGCGATATCCACCGCTTCGTTGATGCTGACGATGGGCGGGATGTCCTCGCGGAACAGCATTTCGTAGGCGGCCAGGCGGAGGACATTCCGGTCCACGGCGGCCATGCGCTGGAGGGACCAGTTTTTGGCGTGCTTCTGGATTTCCTCGTCAATCTTCGCGCGATGTTCGAGCACGCCGCGGATGAGCGGATCGGCGAAGAGCTGGACAGCAGCCTCCTCCGCGGTGGGCGGTGGAAGCTCCGGCTTTTCGCCCCAGGTGGGCCCTTCCTGTTTTTCCGCGTGGGCGTTGGCGCGCTGCGTCGTCCAGAATTCGTCGATGGCCCGGTCCAGGTTCTCGGCGGGATTCATTTCATGCTGAAACAAAAACTGCACGGCCCGCTCGCGCGCCTCACGACGTTTGCCTTTCTTGTCCAAACTCATAACCGCGCCCATGTTGGGGCAGACGCGGTGAAAGGGCAATGGCGCAGGCTGAAGGAGGCTTCCCTTTCGTCATGCTCGGCAACCATGCTTTCCTGAATCGTCAGACCAACGGTCCCATTGAATCCTTTGAAAAAGTTTTGGCAGGTTGCCTTGCCCACCCAGGCAAGGCCAGACGAAGGTTGGGCCGTTGGCAAAACCAAGGGCCCGAGCTGTTGGGGCCGGCTGCGGTTTGAACCACGCGACTGGCGGCAACGTCTTCAGCGATTGACGCTCAAATGAATTGCCGCAGAGCCACACGGGTGGAAAACTGGACGCATGAGGTGAATCGTGCCGTCGTGCA is a genomic window containing:
- the ftsY gene encoding signal recognition particle-docking protein FtsY, giving the protein MGLFSKFKAALTKTHDKLTHEIKRIVTRSPKLDAATLEEIEVALISADLGLEMTSQIVAAVKKAYESQGTAGLDVLAIARREVENSLAVKEPGLRTATSKPTVVSIVGVNGTGKTTTSAKLANLVQTQGQTALLAACDTFRAAAIEQLKLWGTRLNVEVVAGAYHADPAAVAHDAITAALARQADYLFIDTAGRLHTKHNLMQELQKVHRVIGKQLEGAPHEVLLVLDAATGMNALTQAREFNKAVPLTGLIVTKLDGTSKGGMVVAIQKELGIPIKFVGLGEKADDLQPFDPKEFAQALFEE
- a CDS encoding PHP domain-containing protein translates to MFADLHLHTFFSDGTFSPEEVVAHGKRMGFACLALTDHDTVEGCERMAAACAAERIEFIPGSELTAEFGEHELHILGYGFDTKHPRLLAEMEKFQTVRQNRIREMVARINELGVPLEVNSVFELANCRAPGRPHVARALVKAGLCVSLDEAFERFLKKHRPAWVPKAKMSALEAITLIHEAGGLAVMAHPGLNKCDEVIPELVKAGLDGIECYHTKHTNNTAAHYLNIARQYGLLVTGGSDCHGLSKGKPLIGGIKLPIHYVHKLQQALAQRAKVSTANPCE
- the nusB gene encoding transcription antitermination factor NusB, whose translation is MSLDKKGKRREARERAVQFLFQHEMNPAENLDRAIDEFWTTQRANAHAEKQEGPTWGEKPELPPPTAEEAAVQLFADPLIRGVLEHRAKIDEEIQKHAKNWSLQRMAAVDRNVLRLAAYEMLFREDIPPIVSINEAVDIAKKFSTHDSGKFVNGILDQIRKELMRPLR